Proteins encoded together in one Acanthochromis polyacanthus isolate Apoly-LR-REF ecotype Palm Island chromosome 12, KAUST_Apoly_ChrSc, whole genome shotgun sequence window:
- the fam171a1 gene encoding protein FAM171A1 isoform X2: MVYEDVVEIVSGLQGLRNQPSVHFLRQALSLPSNTSYANLTALLTVATSPSHIQHFPHLQVLGGNGTGSEKKFELTPVAAISVHLLASDGVELQVNDPITVSVPLPPDSGLKENDHIPAWRFDPRMGAWIKSSWAHVQRDGNQLSLTYIAPQLGYWVAAMSPLHSGPVVAKDISTYHTVFLLAILGGMALILLCLLCLLLYYCRRRCLKPRGSHRKLTMSSGLDSSKRDQATSMSHLNLISNEVQLELVSTATEPDMTTPMLKPSSYEHQDNQRQHNLIHHSKHSRSSLGNSHHGSSLGNLTPRSRDYRQSVETFQLRTALSSGTDRGYRQSYTSVCSSSNHFSDPLSSANHGQASATQLSGVGIIDCISPSSPPHSPSRGEGGECRAPDHLLSRSVDHLERPGSQLLSRPGQLLCCGSVDLLSGGEGYPRVRPTLVIPAHYMRLPGEHPLSGQALLLQTDQQSDLETIQAELNASHSQQPLGQTPTDCTPGPTKQGDGEARGLPESLSIPGALGETALVEINSEDTLLAEKTLMELRGGKPLPHPRAWFVSLDGRSNAHIRHSYIDLQRAGCHSNTGGQQGRNGNDASLDSGVDLNEPRVGRKGRDAEREEREVERSKGATPASAYTQLVYVDDMDGGGSEEDKCSPQDSETGPDLSDKAEGSRGDMEGKRAEGVRIQEDPPSLSSSSPNSPPPLPTPDGVTGFRTDHRLLSVSPDDEAAQEDAEEEKKSPWQRREERPLLAFNLK; encoded by the exons ATGGTGTATGAAGATGTCGTCGAGATTGTTTCAGGGTTACAAG GTCTAAGAAACCAGCCCAGCGTTCATTTCCTGCGCCAAGCCCTCAGCCTCCCTTCCAACACGTCCTACGCCAACCTGACCGCTCTGCTCACCGTGGCCACCTCCCCGTCACACATCCAGCACTTTCCACACCTGCAGGTTCTGGGCGGCAACGGCACAG GCTCCGAGAAGAAGTTCGAGTTGACTCCTGTGGCGGCCATTTCTGTTCACCTACTGGCCAGCGACGGCGTGGAGCTGCAGGTGAACGATCCAATCACCGTTTCTGTTCCTCTGCCGCCCGACAGCGGCCTGAAGGAGAATGATCACATCCCTGCTTGGAGATTTGACCCCCGTATGG GCGCCTGGATAAAGAGCAGTTGGGCTCATGTGCAGAGGGACGGAAACCAGCTCAGTCTGACCTACATTGCtcctcagctgggatactgggTGGCCGCCATGTCGCCTCTACACTCAG gTCCAGTGGTTGCGAAGGACATCAGCACATAccacactgtgtttttgttggctATACTGGGAGGAATGGCTCTCATCCTGCTCTGCCTGCTCTGCCTCCTGTTGTACTACTGCAG ACGTCGCTGTTTGAAGCCTCGAGGGTCCCACCGTAAGCTGACGATGTCCTCCGGTCTGGACAGCAGTAAGAGGGACCAGGCCACCTCCATGTCCCACCTGAACCTCATTAGCAACGAG GTGCAGCTTGAACTTGTTTCAACAGCGACTGAGCCCGACATGACGACTCCGATGCTGAAGCCTTCCTCCTACGAGCACCAAGACAATCAGCGTCAACACAACCTAATCCACCACAGCAAACACAGCCGCTCGTCTCTGGGCAACAGCCACCACGGTTCGTCTCTCGGCAACCTGACGCCTCGCAGCAGAGACTACCGGCAGTCGGTGGAGACGTTCCAGCTCAGAACCGCGCTTTCATCCGGGACCGACCGGGGCTACCGTCAGTCGTACACCTCCGTCTGCTCCTCCAGCAACCACTTCTCTGACCCGCTGTCGTCAGCCAATCACGGTCAGGCGTCGGCCACGCAGCTGAGCGGCGTTGGCATCATCGACTGCATCTCCCCATCCTCCCCTCCTCACTCCCCCAgtagaggggagggaggggagtgCAGGGCTCCGGACCACCTCCTGTCCCGCTCAGTGGACCACCTGGAGCGACCCGGCTCCCAGCTGCTCTCCCGGCCGGGCCAGCTGCTCTGCTGCGGCTCCGTGGACCTGCTGAGCGGAGGCGAGGGCTACCCCAGAGTGCGCCCCACGCTGGTGATCCCGGCGCACTACATGCGGCTGCCCGGGGAGCACCCTCTGTCCGGTCAGGCCCTCCTGCTGCAGACCGACCAGCAGAGCGACCTGGAGACCATCCAGGCCGAGCTCAACGCCTCACACTCCCAGCAGCCCCTGGGGCAAACCCCGACCGACTGCACCCCGGGTCCCACCAAGCAGGGCGACGGAGAGGCTCGCGGTTTGCCAGAGTCGCTTTCGATTCCCGGAGCTCTTGGCGAAACGGCTCTGGTGGAGATAAACAGTGAGGACACCTTGTTGGCAGAAAAGACTCTCATGGAGCTGAGAGGGGGGAAGCCGCTGCCTCACCCCCGGGCCTGGTTCGTCTCACTGGACGGACGCTCCAACGCTCACATCCGTCACTCCTACATCGACCTCCAGCGGGCCGGGTGCCATAGCAACACGGGAGGCCAGCAAGGGAGGAACGGCAACGACGCCAGTTTGGACTCCGGCGTCGACCTGAACGAGCCGAGAGTTGGCCGTAAGGGGAGGGACGCCGAGCGGGAGGAGCGGGAGGTCGAGAGATCGAAGGGCGCTACGCCAGCGTCGGCCTACACCCAGCTGGTCTACGTGGATGATATGGACGGGGGAGGCAGCGAGGAGGACAAGTGCAGCCCCCAGGACAGCGAAACGGGACCCGACCTGTCAGACAAAGCCGAGGGCAGCAGAGGGGACATGGAGGGCAAAAGAGCCGAGGGGGTCCGGATTCAGGAGGACCCGCCCTCGCTGTCCTCCTCATCCCCCAACTCTCCTCCTCCGCTGCCGACGCCGGACGGGGTGACGGGGTTCAGGACCGATCACAGGCTGCTGTCGGTCTCCCCGGACGACGAGGCAGCTCAGGAGGAcgcagaggaggagaagaagagccCCTggcagaggagggaggagcgccccctgctggccttCAACCTCAAATGA
- the nmt2 gene encoding glycylpeptide N-tetradecanoyltransferase 2 isoform X2 yields MMAEDSESAASQQSLELDDQDTCGIDGDNEEENEHMQGPGGDLGAKRKKKKQKRKKEKPSSGGAKSDSASDSQEIKNPGLPIQKLQDIQRAMELLSCQGPAKSIDEAAKHKYQFWDTQPVPKLNEVVTSHGPIEADKENIRQEPYSLPQGFMWDTLDLSNADVLKELYTLLNENYVEDDDNMFRFDYSPSFLKWALRPPGWLPQWHCGVRVSSNKKLVGFISAIPADIRIYDTLKRMVEINFLCVHKKLRSKRVAPVLIREITRRVNLEGIFQAVYTAGVVLPKPVSTCRYWHRSLNPRKLVEVKFSHLSRNMTLQRTMKLYRLPDSTKTPGLRPMERRDIRQVTELLQKYLRRFQLAPSMGEEEVVHWFLPQDNIIDTYVVEGAGGVLTDFTSFYTLPSTVMHHPLHRSLKAAYSFYNVHTQTPLLDLMNDALILAKLKGFDVFNALDLMENKVFLEKLKFGIGDGNLQYYLYNWKCPPMDPDKVGLVLQ; encoded by the exons atgatggcGGAGGACAGTGAATCCGCGGCCAGCCAGCAGAGCCTGGAGCTGGACGACCAGGACACTTGCGGGATAGACGGAGACAACGAGGAGGAGAACGAGCATATGCAGGG CCCGGGCGGGGACCTGGGAGCCAAgcggaagaagaagaagcagaagaggaagaaagagaagcCGAGCTCGGGTGGAGCCAAGTCCGACTCCGCGTCCGACTCTCAGGAGATCAAG AACCCTGGTTTGCCCATCCAGAAGCTGCAGGACATCCAAAGAGCCATGGAGCTGCTGTCCTGCCAGGGCCCAGCCAAGAGCATCGACGAGGCAGCCAAGCACAAGTACCAGTTCTGGGACACTCAGCCTGTCCCAAAGTTAA ATGAAGTTGTGACGAGTCACGGGCCAATCGAAGCCgacaaagaaaacatcagacagGAGCCATATTCTTTACCTCAAGGCTTTATGTGGGACACTCTGGATCTCAGTAATGCAGATGTA CTCAAGGAACTGTACACATTGTTAAATGAAAACTACGTGGAGGACGACGATAACATGTTCAGATTTGATTATTCACCAAGCTTTCTCAAATG GGCTCTACGTCCACCTGGCTGGTTACCACAGTGGCATTGCGGAGTGAGAGTGTCCTCAAATAAGAAGCTCGTTGGTTTCATCAGTGCCATCCCTGCAGATATACGCATCTATGACAC GTTGAAGAGGATGGTAGAAATCAACTTCCTGTGTGTCCATAAGAAGCTACGTTCGAAGCGTGTCGCCCCAGTGCTAATCAGAGAGATCACACGGAGGGTGAATTTAGAAGGAATATTTCAGGCAGTTTACACAGCTGGGGTCGTACTGCCTAAACCTGTGTCTACATGCAG GTACTGGCATCGCTCTTTGAACCCTAGAAAGCTGGTGGAAGTTAAATTCTCCCATCTGAGCAGAAACATGACCCTGCAAAGAACGATGAAACTCTACAGATTACCAGAT AGCACCAAGACTCCGGGTCTGAGGCCGATGGAGAGGCGTGACATCCGCCAGGTTACCGAGCTGCTACAGAAATACTTGAGACGTTTCCAGCTCGCACCTTCGATGGGCGAagaggaagtggttcactgGTTCCTGCCACAGGACAACATAATCGACACATATGTAGTAGAG gGTGCCGGTGGCGTTCTGACAGATTTCACTAGTTTCTACACTTTGCCCTCGACCGTGATGCATCATCCTCTGCATAGGAGCCTGAAGGCCGCTTACTCTTTTTACAACGTTCACACACAAACCCCGCTACTGGACCTAATGAATGATGCGCTGATCCTGGCCAAGCTG AAAGGTTTCGACGTGTTCAACGCCTTGGATCTAATGGAGAATAAGGTGTTTCTGGAGAAGCTCAAGTTTGGCATAGGAGATGGAAATCTGCAGTATTACCTCTACAACTGGAAATGTCCCCCGATGGACCCCGATaag GTCGGCCTCGTCCTCCAGTAG
- the nmt2 gene encoding glycylpeptide N-tetradecanoyltransferase 2 isoform X1, with the protein MMAEDSESAASQQSLELDDQDTCGIDGDNEEENEHMQGSPGGDLGAKRKKKKQKRKKEKPSSGGAKSDSASDSQEIKNPGLPIQKLQDIQRAMELLSCQGPAKSIDEAAKHKYQFWDTQPVPKLNEVVTSHGPIEADKENIRQEPYSLPQGFMWDTLDLSNADVLKELYTLLNENYVEDDDNMFRFDYSPSFLKWALRPPGWLPQWHCGVRVSSNKKLVGFISAIPADIRIYDTLKRMVEINFLCVHKKLRSKRVAPVLIREITRRVNLEGIFQAVYTAGVVLPKPVSTCRYWHRSLNPRKLVEVKFSHLSRNMTLQRTMKLYRLPDSTKTPGLRPMERRDIRQVTELLQKYLRRFQLAPSMGEEEVVHWFLPQDNIIDTYVVEGAGGVLTDFTSFYTLPSTVMHHPLHRSLKAAYSFYNVHTQTPLLDLMNDALILAKLKGFDVFNALDLMENKVFLEKLKFGIGDGNLQYYLYNWKCPPMDPDKVGLVLQ; encoded by the exons atgatggcGGAGGACAGTGAATCCGCGGCCAGCCAGCAGAGCCTGGAGCTGGACGACCAGGACACTTGCGGGATAGACGGAGACAACGAGGAGGAGAACGAGCATATGCAGGG CAGCCCGGGCGGGGACCTGGGAGCCAAgcggaagaagaagaagcagaagaggaagaaagagaagcCGAGCTCGGGTGGAGCCAAGTCCGACTCCGCGTCCGACTCTCAGGAGATCAAG AACCCTGGTTTGCCCATCCAGAAGCTGCAGGACATCCAAAGAGCCATGGAGCTGCTGTCCTGCCAGGGCCCAGCCAAGAGCATCGACGAGGCAGCCAAGCACAAGTACCAGTTCTGGGACACTCAGCCTGTCCCAAAGTTAA ATGAAGTTGTGACGAGTCACGGGCCAATCGAAGCCgacaaagaaaacatcagacagGAGCCATATTCTTTACCTCAAGGCTTTATGTGGGACACTCTGGATCTCAGTAATGCAGATGTA CTCAAGGAACTGTACACATTGTTAAATGAAAACTACGTGGAGGACGACGATAACATGTTCAGATTTGATTATTCACCAAGCTTTCTCAAATG GGCTCTACGTCCACCTGGCTGGTTACCACAGTGGCATTGCGGAGTGAGAGTGTCCTCAAATAAGAAGCTCGTTGGTTTCATCAGTGCCATCCCTGCAGATATACGCATCTATGACAC GTTGAAGAGGATGGTAGAAATCAACTTCCTGTGTGTCCATAAGAAGCTACGTTCGAAGCGTGTCGCCCCAGTGCTAATCAGAGAGATCACACGGAGGGTGAATTTAGAAGGAATATTTCAGGCAGTTTACACAGCTGGGGTCGTACTGCCTAAACCTGTGTCTACATGCAG GTACTGGCATCGCTCTTTGAACCCTAGAAAGCTGGTGGAAGTTAAATTCTCCCATCTGAGCAGAAACATGACCCTGCAAAGAACGATGAAACTCTACAGATTACCAGAT AGCACCAAGACTCCGGGTCTGAGGCCGATGGAGAGGCGTGACATCCGCCAGGTTACCGAGCTGCTACAGAAATACTTGAGACGTTTCCAGCTCGCACCTTCGATGGGCGAagaggaagtggttcactgGTTCCTGCCACAGGACAACATAATCGACACATATGTAGTAGAG gGTGCCGGTGGCGTTCTGACAGATTTCACTAGTTTCTACACTTTGCCCTCGACCGTGATGCATCATCCTCTGCATAGGAGCCTGAAGGCCGCTTACTCTTTTTACAACGTTCACACACAAACCCCGCTACTGGACCTAATGAATGATGCGCTGATCCTGGCCAAGCTG AAAGGTTTCGACGTGTTCAACGCCTTGGATCTAATGGAGAATAAGGTGTTTCTGGAGAAGCTCAAGTTTGGCATAGGAGATGGAAATCTGCAGTATTACCTCTACAACTGGAAATGTCCCCCGATGGACCCCGATaag GTCGGCCTCGTCCTCCAGTAG